The Solibacillus sp. FSL W7-1436 genome window below encodes:
- the pyk gene encoding pyruvate kinase, which translates to MRKTKIVCTIGPASESPEMLEKLIDAGMNVARLNFSHGNHEEHANRIAAIRDAAERMKKPVGILLDTKGPEIRTHSMENGELHLVTGQVIDISMTEVLGNESRFSITYDQLIEDVDQNDIILLDDGLIELRVLAKDTEQGLIHTIVENAGILKNKKGVNVPGVSVKLPGITDKDAADILFGIEQGIDFIAASFVRTAKDVLEIRELLEQNNGSHIQIIPKIENQEGVDNIDEIIEVSDGLMVARGDLGVEIPAEEVPLVQKSLIKKCNQVGKPVITATQMLDSMQRNPRPTRAEASDVANAIMDGTDAIMLSGETAAGLYPVESVATMNKIAIRTEDALDYRAIVSTRSREKEANMTEAISQAVAYTSINLGVKAVLAPTESGNTARMIAKYRPGVSIIAVTSQPNVAQKLTLVWGVKPILTQRVSTTDEILELSVDEALKHEFVSHGDVVVITAGLPVGEAGTTNLMKVHVIGDLLARGQGIGKLSVVGNAIIANNAAEALAYDTEGAIIVTVGSDREMMPAIENCAGIITEEGGLTSHAAVVGLSLGIPVIVGVKEATTLIQHGQEITMDAETGVIYKGHASVL; encoded by the coding sequence ATGAGAAAAACTAAAATTGTTTGTACTATTGGACCAGCTAGTGAATCACCAGAAATGTTAGAAAAGTTAATTGATGCAGGGATGAATGTTGCCCGTTTAAACTTCTCACACGGAAACCACGAAGAACATGCGAACCGTATCGCCGCAATTCGTGATGCAGCAGAACGCATGAAAAAACCAGTTGGAATTTTATTGGACACAAAAGGACCTGAAATCAGAACACACTCAATGGAAAACGGTGAGTTGCATTTAGTAACAGGACAAGTAATCGATATTTCGATGACAGAAGTTTTAGGAAATGAATCACGTTTCTCCATCACATATGATCAGCTGATTGAAGACGTAGACCAAAACGATATTATCCTATTGGATGACGGTTTAATCGAATTACGAGTACTTGCGAAAGATACAGAGCAAGGGTTAATCCATACAATCGTTGAAAATGCCGGTATTTTAAAGAATAAAAAAGGTGTAAATGTACCGGGCGTTTCTGTGAAATTACCTGGTATTACAGATAAAGATGCAGCAGATATTTTATTTGGAATTGAGCAAGGCATCGATTTCATCGCAGCTTCATTTGTCCGTACTGCAAAGGATGTACTCGAAATTCGCGAGCTACTGGAGCAAAATAACGGCAGCCACATTCAAATCATCCCTAAAATCGAAAACCAGGAAGGCGTTGACAACATCGATGAAATTATCGAGGTTTCAGACGGTTTAATGGTGGCGCGCGGGGACTTAGGTGTAGAGATTCCTGCAGAAGAAGTACCTTTAGTACAAAAATCATTAATCAAAAAATGTAACCAAGTCGGCAAACCTGTCATTACAGCTACACAAATGCTGGACTCAATGCAGCGCAATCCACGTCCGACTCGTGCGGAAGCTTCAGACGTTGCAAACGCAATTATGGATGGTACAGATGCCATCATGCTTTCCGGTGAAACAGCAGCAGGTCTTTATCCGGTAGAGTCTGTAGCGACAATGAACAAAATCGCGATTCGTACAGAAGATGCTTTGGATTACCGTGCAATTGTATCGACAAGAAGCCGTGAAAAAGAAGCGAATATGACGGAAGCTATTTCTCAGGCAGTTGCCTATACTTCGATTAACCTTGGTGTTAAAGCAGTATTAGCTCCGACTGAAAGCGGAAATACTGCACGAATGATTGCAAAATACCGTCCGGGTGTTTCGATCATCGCAGTTACAAGTCAGCCAAATGTTGCACAGAAATTAACATTGGTATGGGGCGTTAAACCAATTTTAACGCAGCGTGTTTCTACAACAGATGAGATTTTAGAGTTATCAGTTGATGAAGCGCTAAAACATGAGTTTGTCAGCCATGGGGATGTAGTTGTTATTACTGCTGGTCTTCCGGTTGGTGAAGCAGGTACAACGAACTTAATGAAAGTTCATGTAATTGGCGACTTATTGGCACGTGGTCAAGGTATCGGTAAATTGTCGGTTGTTGGTAATGCAATTATCGCCAACAATGCAGCAGAAGCGTTAGCTTACGACACAGAAGGTGCCATTATTGTAACAGTAGGGTCTGACCGTGAAATGATGCCGGCAATTGAAAACTGTGCGGGTATTATTACGGAAGAAGGCGGATTGACATCCCACGCTGCTGTAGTCGGCTTAAGCTTAGGCATTCCTGTAATTGTCGGTGTAAAAGAAGCGACTACTCTAATCCAGCATGGACAGGAAATAACAATGGACGCTGAAACTGGTGTCATTTATAAAGGACACGCGAGCGTTCTTTAA
- a CDS encoding FadR/GntR family transcriptional regulator, with amino-acid sequence MEDKPAKKMFIQIVKQLHDLIAEQNIQEGQKLPSERMLSEQLQVGRSSVREALRSLELLGLIETRHGGGTYLASMQHHQFVEIVGSFILQDEKSIADVHATREMHEKEAIRIICKSDNLSALPIWQSFFVKVELGQELKREDILRECMIVSGNRLALKIWLQLLSFSNNLLANEITEEEKMELKILLASLQMGYLDEAIDSYEKWMVIIKE; translated from the coding sequence GTGGAAGATAAGCCCGCAAAAAAGATGTTTATTCAAATTGTTAAGCAACTGCATGATTTAATTGCGGAACAAAATATACAGGAAGGGCAAAAACTTCCTTCAGAAAGAATGTTAAGCGAGCAGCTGCAAGTGGGAAGGTCTTCGGTACGGGAGGCTTTACGCAGCCTGGAGCTGCTGGGCTTAATCGAAACAAGGCATGGCGGTGGTACGTATTTGGCGAGTATGCAGCACCATCAGTTTGTTGAAATTGTCGGATCGTTTATTTTGCAGGACGAAAAATCGATTGCGGATGTACATGCAACGAGAGAAATGCATGAAAAAGAAGCGATTCGAATTATTTGCAAGTCTGACAATTTGAGCGCACTGCCGATTTGGCAGAGCTTTTTTGTAAAGGTAGAGCTTGGGCAGGAGTTAAAAAGAGAAGACATACTTCGTGAGTGTATGATCGTTTCAGGTAACCGACTTGCCTTAAAAATTTGGCTCCAGCTTCTTTCTTTCAGTAACAATCTATTGGCAAATGAAATTACAGAAGAAGAGAAAATGGAATTAAAAATACTGCTTGCTTCATTGCAAATGGGCTATTTGGATGAAGCAATTGATTCATATGAAAAATGGATGGTCATTATTAAAGAATGA
- the accA gene encoding acetyl-CoA carboxylase carboxyl transferase subunit alpha — protein sequence MSKLMAFEEPVVKLREKIVELKTIATEADVDMSGEIDKLETRLQELEKNVYANMEPWHRVQVARHADRPTTLEYIERIFEDFIEVHGDRTFKDDAAIVGGIASFNGQPITIIGHQRGKTTKENIRRNFGMPHPEGYRKALRLMKQAEKFKRPIICFIDTKGAYPGKAAEERGQSEAIARNLFEMAGIRVPIISIVIGEGGSGGALALGVANKILMLENSTYSVISPEGAASILWKDASYAKEAAEAMKITALDLKQLKVIDGIIPEVAGGAHKDIEQQAIFMKQYLTSVLNDLNKESADELVENRYMKFKNIGQYIEQ from the coding sequence ATGTCTAAATTAATGGCATTTGAAGAACCGGTTGTAAAACTTCGTGAAAAAATTGTAGAGTTAAAAACAATTGCCACGGAAGCGGATGTGGATATGAGCGGGGAAATTGACAAGCTGGAAACACGCTTGCAGGAACTTGAAAAAAACGTCTATGCAAATATGGAGCCTTGGCACCGTGTGCAAGTAGCCCGACATGCTGACCGTCCGACGACACTTGAATATATTGAACGTATTTTTGAAGATTTTATCGAAGTGCATGGCGATCGTACATTTAAAGATGATGCAGCGATTGTTGGCGGGATTGCTTCATTCAATGGTCAGCCAATTACGATTATTGGTCACCAGCGCGGAAAAACGACAAAGGAAAATATTCGCCGCAATTTTGGTATGCCCCATCCTGAAGGCTACCGAAAGGCATTACGTTTAATGAAACAGGCAGAAAAATTCAAACGCCCAATTATTTGCTTTATCGATACGAAAGGTGCGTATCCTGGTAAAGCAGCTGAGGAACGCGGTCAAAGTGAAGCAATTGCGCGTAATTTGTTTGAAATGGCCGGTATTCGGGTACCAATCATTAGTATTGTAATTGGTGAAGGCGGTAGTGGCGGCGCACTTGCACTTGGAGTTGCAAATAAGATTTTGATGCTTGAAAATTCAACGTATTCGGTTATTTCTCCTGAAGGCGCTGCATCAATTTTATGGAAAGATGCAAGCTATGCTAAAGAGGCGGCTGAAGCGATGAAAATAACAGCCCTTGATTTAAAGCAGCTAAAAGTTATTGATGGGATTATACCGGAAGTTGCCGGTGGTGCCCATAAGGATATTGAACAGCAGGCAATTTTTATGAAACAATATCTTACAAGTGTACTAAATGACTTAAATAAAGAGAGCGCCGATGAATTAGTTGAAAATCGTTATATGAAATTTAAAAATATTGGACAGTATATAGAACAATAA
- the dnaE gene encoding DNA polymerase III subunit alpha gives MTVYPQVRTSADLLKSTIRIEELIPFLHQQKAKSCAIVNTKLYGLLPFWFEMKRSGIHPVAGLTIQLELSEEQSLPLVLYAKTNEGYRNLLKISSSISIRPEQTIPLRWLLAYGKGIAFMIPALEQQGLWLKQEAEPILKEVIQAYPDEIYIGISRLADTADLESSAVLLAEKNALPIVATHESLFFNDEDFFAYEVAQAIHTGVKLSDAVESNKQGNHLLTAEQWQQKFHDQQQWLVQMENLLLSCQIEINTNNVYMPKFPVGEGETAENLLQQQVVAGLQRRLNMHTLPTQYVERMNYELHVIQSMGYSDYFLIVADFMRFAREAQILTGPGRGSSASSLVAFALEITQVDPLQYDLLFERFLNPERITLPDIDIDFLDTRRHEVIQYVAKKYGKQYVAQIITFGTLSAKAVARDVARMFNFENEALDMISKLIPNKHGITLKEAYAMSENLRAWVTAEPIRQKWFQTSLRLEGLPRNASTHAAGVVLSPVPLVDVVPIEEGHDGIFLTQWPMQEVEQNGLLKIDFLGLRNLTILEQIRKSIQFTHNTQINFNQIPLHDGKTFELLQNGDTNGIFQLESDGMKNALREIQPTHFLDIVAVNALYRPGPMEFIPMYARRKHKKEQVIMPHPHLTPILEETYGVIIYQEQIMRIANVMAGFSFGQADLLRRAVSKKKRDVLEQQRATFVKGALTKGYTEQVAEEVYALIVRFADYGFPKSHAVAYSVISYQMAYLKANYPVNFYAALLTNATGNTEKLAQTIMEAKARGIEILPPSINRSMRHFKVESGKIRFSLSAIKGVPQPFMQKLLIAREERQKPFDSIFDLAVTLTTKNFNRKVIEPLIKAGALDEFGKDRATLLATIEGAQKQADFVRPGGDDLFEGALLAFGKPKYSETSPMPEKIKLQYEKDVLGFYLSDHPIVKLRSRFPEVTATVQTLAQLKDNAFVKMIGQVREMRQLRTKRGELMAFVQMEDEFGIVSLTLFPKEYEQVVGKIREEGLLYIEGFYEHRFNKQQIKVKQIIIK, from the coding sequence GTGACTGTATATCCGCAAGTACGGACAAGTGCCGATTTATTGAAAAGTACAATTCGTATCGAAGAGCTCATCCCTTTTTTACATCAGCAAAAGGCAAAAAGCTGTGCAATTGTTAATACGAAATTGTACGGTCTTTTGCCTTTTTGGTTTGAAATGAAAAGGTCCGGTATTCATCCGGTAGCAGGCTTGACGATTCAGCTCGAATTGTCGGAAGAGCAATCATTGCCGCTTGTTTTATATGCAAAAACAAACGAAGGGTATCGTAATTTGTTGAAAATTTCCAGCAGTATTTCCATTCGGCCGGAGCAGACGATTCCGTTGAGATGGCTGTTAGCATATGGAAAGGGGATTGCTTTTATGATTCCCGCGCTTGAGCAGCAGGGGTTATGGCTGAAGCAGGAAGCGGAGCCAATATTGAAAGAAGTTATTCAGGCTTACCCGGATGAAATATATATCGGTATTTCCCGTTTAGCCGACACAGCAGATTTGGAAAGTTCGGCAGTGCTGCTCGCTGAAAAAAATGCTCTTCCTATTGTTGCAACTCATGAAAGTCTGTTTTTTAATGACGAGGATTTTTTTGCCTATGAAGTGGCACAAGCTATCCATACCGGTGTCAAACTGAGTGATGCAGTAGAAAGCAATAAACAGGGGAATCATTTACTGACGGCTGAACAGTGGCAGCAGAAGTTTCATGATCAGCAACAATGGCTCGTGCAAATGGAAAATTTATTACTGAGCTGTCAAATTGAAATCAATACAAATAATGTTTATATGCCGAAGTTTCCTGTTGGCGAAGGGGAGACGGCGGAAAACTTGCTGCAGCAGCAAGTAGTGGCTGGTTTACAGCGACGTTTAAATATGCACACATTGCCAACTCAGTATGTTGAACGGATGAATTATGAGCTTCATGTTATTCAGTCGATGGGCTATTCGGATTATTTTCTCATTGTAGCCGACTTTATGCGGTTTGCACGTGAAGCGCAAATTTTAACAGGTCCTGGCCGTGGTTCTTCCGCGTCTTCTCTTGTCGCATTTGCACTCGAGATTACCCAGGTGGACCCATTGCAATACGATTTGCTGTTTGAACGGTTCTTAAATCCGGAGCGTATTACACTGCCGGATATCGATATCGATTTTTTAGATACGAGACGGCATGAAGTCATTCAGTATGTTGCGAAAAAATACGGCAAACAATATGTCGCACAAATTATTACGTTCGGAACACTATCTGCCAAGGCGGTTGCCCGTGATGTTGCCCGTATGTTCAATTTTGAAAATGAAGCACTGGACATGATATCTAAGCTGATACCGAATAAGCACGGCATTACATTGAAGGAAGCATATGCAATGTCGGAAAACTTGAGAGCATGGGTTACAGCAGAGCCTATACGCCAAAAGTGGTTTCAAACATCTCTTCGATTGGAAGGACTTCCAAGGAATGCGTCGACACACGCAGCAGGGGTCGTATTGAGTCCTGTTCCATTAGTCGATGTCGTACCAATCGAAGAAGGACATGACGGAATATTTTTAACGCAGTGGCCGATGCAGGAAGTGGAGCAAAACGGATTATTGAAAATTGATTTTTTAGGGCTCCGTAATTTAACGATTTTAGAGCAAATACGGAAGTCGATTCAGTTTACCCATAATACGCAAATCAATTTTAATCAAATTCCGCTCCATGATGGAAAGACATTTGAGCTTTTACAAAATGGCGACACGAATGGTATTTTCCAGCTGGAGTCGGATGGCATGAAAAATGCACTACGTGAAATTCAACCGACCCACTTTTTAGATATTGTTGCGGTCAATGCACTGTATCGACCGGGCCCGATGGAATTTATTCCGATGTATGCAAGAAGAAAACATAAAAAAGAGCAGGTCATCATGCCACACCCGCATTTAACGCCGATTTTGGAAGAGACTTACGGTGTTATTATTTATCAGGAGCAAATCATGCGCATTGCAAATGTGATGGCAGGATTTTCTTTTGGACAGGCTGATTTACTCCGCCGTGCTGTGAGTAAAAAGAAGCGGGATGTACTGGAACAGCAGCGGGCCACTTTCGTAAAAGGCGCTTTAACAAAAGGCTATACCGAGCAGGTGGCGGAAGAAGTGTATGCATTGATTGTCAGGTTTGCCGATTATGGCTTCCCGAAAAGTCATGCCGTTGCCTATAGTGTCATCTCCTACCAGATGGCATATTTGAAAGCCAATTATCCGGTCAATTTTTATGCTGCTCTCCTGACAAATGCAACTGGTAATACGGAAAAGCTTGCCCAAACTATAATGGAGGCAAAAGCAAGAGGAATCGAAATTTTGCCGCCGTCGATTAATCGGAGTATGCGTCACTTTAAAGTGGAAAGCGGGAAAATCCGATTTAGTCTGTCTGCGATTAAAGGTGTACCGCAGCCATTTATGCAAAAACTGCTAATTGCTCGTGAAGAAAGGCAAAAGCCGTTTGATTCTATATTTGATTTGGCTGTAACGTTGACGACAAAGAATTTCAACAGAAAAGTTATCGAACCGCTCATTAAAGCAGGGGCACTAGATGAGTTCGGCAAAGATCGTGCCACATTGCTCGCTACAATCGAAGGTGCACAAAAACAGGCCGATTTTGTACGGCCGGGCGGGGATGATTTGTTCGAAGGAGCATTGCTTGCATTCGGTAAACCGAAATATAGTGAAACATCCCCAATGCCGGAAAAAATAAAACTCCAGTACGAAAAGGATGTACTCGGTTTTTATCTATCCGATCATCCAATCGTTAAATTACGCAGCCGTTTTCCGGAAGTTACGGCAACTGTTCAAACTTTGGCGCAGCTTAAGGACAACGCATTCGTAAAAATGATCGGTCAAGTTCGGGAAATGCGGCAACTCCGTACAAAGCGCGGTGAGCTGATGGCATTTGTTCAAATGGAAGATGAGTTTGGAATTGTATCTTTAACATTGTTTCCGAAAGAATATGAGCAAGTAGTCGGGAAAATCCGGGAAGAGGGATTGCTTTATATCGAAGGTTTTTACGAGCATCGATTTAATAAACAACAAATTAAAGTTAAACAGATTATTATAAAATAA
- a CDS encoding AI-2E family transporter, with protein sequence MDYTNKTNQWLVKSRNFIVLLLYIILFYFIPPIIFGLFFAYLLFPVFLFFKQQFRLPFFLVVIILSVFLFSVIVSVIMLIIHSFITILPQLQSTLLSLDSTYMKHPLLPFIVEKLQSLIRDLLFYTINFIKNSFQSIFEFFIFIVTFYFALMESYKNRLWFFAYIPKAYRTTWARYFQKGMELIGRFIVVEMQLFTLTFILLCIGFYFLKFEAFVIKAFLIAFADCLPFLGIGIFLIPVSIYYFIVNEPIMGIAILVLYFIVQMIRQLTESMLWSHTLHLRMIHTFLISAASVLLFGFYGIILSPILLMIAIKVKQHAIFEK encoded by the coding sequence ATGGATTATACAAATAAAACAAACCAATGGCTAGTAAAAAGTAGGAACTTTATTGTTCTTTTACTTTATATCATCCTTTTCTATTTCATTCCGCCTATTATTTTCGGTCTGTTTTTCGCTTACTTACTCTTTCCAGTATTCCTTTTCTTCAAGCAGCAGTTCAGACTGCCATTTTTTCTAGTCGTCATTATCCTTTCTGTATTTCTATTTTCTGTTATCGTCTCGGTTATTATGCTCATCATTCACAGCTTTATCACCATTCTTCCTCAGCTGCAGTCAACACTCTTATCTTTGGACAGCACCTATATGAAACATCCGCTTCTTCCGTTTATTGTAGAAAAACTTCAAAGTTTAATAAGGGACTTGCTGTTCTATACAATCAATTTTATAAAAAACAGTTTTCAATCTATATTTGAATTTTTCATTTTCATTGTGACATTCTACTTCGCGTTGATGGAAAGCTATAAGAACCGGTTATGGTTTTTCGCTTATATTCCGAAAGCATACCGCACTACTTGGGCTCGCTACTTCCAAAAAGGAATGGAGCTTATTGGCCGCTTTATCGTAGTTGAGATGCAATTGTTTACGCTGACATTCATACTCTTATGTATAGGGTTTTACTTTTTGAAGTTTGAAGCATTTGTTATTAAGGCCTTTTTGATCGCTTTTGCAGACTGTCTGCCTTTCTTGGGAATCGGAATTTTCCTTATTCCAGTTTCTATTTATTACTTTATTGTAAACGAACCGATAATGGGCATTGCCATTCTGGTTCTGTACTTTATTGTACAAATGATAAGGCAGCTAACTGAATCAATGCTCTGGTCCCATACGTTGCACTTACGTATGATTCATACATTTCTGATCAGCGCTGCCTCAGTTTTATTATTCGGTTTTTACGGAATCATCCTTAGTCCGATACTATTGATGATTGCCATTAAAGTGAAACAGCATGCTATTTTTGAAAAATAA
- the pfkA gene encoding 6-phosphofructokinase, whose translation MKKIAVLTSGGDAPGMNAVIRAVVRKASFHNVNVVGVYHGYEGLYNGNFELLDIGSVGDIIQRGGTKLYSARFPEFKQDDIQYRAIERMKEEGIEGLVVVGGDGTYRGAMQLSDKGFPCVGIPGTIDNDVPGTEYTIGFDTALNTVVESIDKIRDTATSHENTFVIEVMGRDAGDIALWSGLAAGAESILIPEESYELDDIVARLERGAARGKRHSIIIVAEGVMNGHKLAQLLEERTGIKIRTSVLGHIQRGGSPSARDRVLAGRFGARAVELLLENKGGRAVGVKNHAIIDYDLREAFETKHQADLSLYTLSKELSI comes from the coding sequence ATGAAGAAGATTGCGGTATTAACGAGTGGTGGAGATGCACCGGGAATGAATGCTGTTATTCGTGCAGTCGTTCGTAAAGCGAGTTTTCATAATGTTAATGTTGTCGGGGTATATCATGGTTATGAAGGTCTCTATAATGGGAACTTCGAACTTTTGGATATTGGTTCTGTTGGCGATATTATTCAACGAGGCGGAACGAAACTGTATTCAGCACGTTTCCCTGAATTTAAGCAGGATGATATTCAATATAGAGCAATCGAACGCATGAAGGAAGAGGGAATCGAAGGGTTAGTTGTCGTAGGCGGAGATGGTACTTACCGTGGAGCCATGCAATTATCAGATAAAGGATTCCCATGTGTAGGCATTCCCGGTACAATTGACAATGACGTTCCTGGTACAGAATATACGATTGGCTTCGATACGGCCCTTAATACCGTCGTTGAATCAATCGATAAAATCCGGGACACGGCAACAAGTCATGAAAATACGTTTGTTATTGAAGTAATGGGCCGCGACGCAGGAGATATTGCTCTTTGGTCAGGTTTGGCCGCTGGTGCGGAATCGATTTTGATACCTGAAGAATCGTATGAGCTGGATGATATTGTAGCACGTCTTGAGCGCGGGGCAGCTCGTGGAAAGCGTCACAGTATTATTATTGTAGCTGAAGGTGTAATGAATGGTCATAAACTTGCACAGCTTTTGGAAGAGCGCACAGGAATTAAAATTCGTACATCTGTATTAGGTCATATACAACGAGGAGGATCTCCATCTGCTCGGGACCGCGTTTTAGCAGGGAGATTCGGTGCAAGGGCGGTAGAGCTATTGTTGGAAAACAAAGGTGGAAGAGCAGTTGGCGTGAAAAATCACGCTATAATCGATTATGATTTAAGAGAAGCATTTGAAACTAAGCACCAAGCAGATTTAAGTTTGTATACATTATCAAAAGAGCTTTCAATTTAA
- a CDS encoding FxsA family protein: MKKILFGLLALVFAEIAVIIVIGNAIGVFYTLLLIMFTSIAGLLIAKKRGTKSIQDIQKSMQQGQPPAVPVIETFMIFVGGILLALPGFITDILGLLFISGITRNLFKPVIFYFLRKKMKKGQVVIFQK; encoded by the coding sequence ATGAAAAAGATTCTATTTGGATTACTCGCACTCGTATTTGCTGAAATTGCGGTGATTATCGTAATTGGAAACGCAATCGGTGTTTTTTATACATTATTATTAATCATGTTCACATCTATAGCAGGACTGTTGATCGCAAAAAAACGTGGTACAAAATCTATCCAGGATATTCAAAAAAGTATGCAGCAAGGCCAGCCACCAGCAGTACCGGTCATTGAAACATTTATGATTTTTGTTGGCGGTATTCTTCTGGCATTACCGGGCTTCATTACGGATATTCTCGGGTTATTATTTATCTCGGGAATTACACGAAACCTGTTTAAGCCGGTTATTTTTTACTTTTTACGTAAAAAAATGAAAAAAGGACAAGTCGTTATTTTTCAAAAATAG
- the accD gene encoding acetyl-CoA carboxylase, carboxyltransferase subunit beta encodes MAIRDLFTISRKKNTDNITKKEDEKSFPEGIVTKCPKCKTIHVTKELEKNLKVCANCQHHFSLNANERIACFLDEGSFVSMDDHLQTTNPLNFPAYVEKVQADIKKTGLNEAVLTGVGALKGMQVVVAVMDSHFRMGSMGSVVGEKITRAVEKATELKVPFIIFTASGGARMQEGVLSLMQMAKTSVALKRHSENGLLYISILTHPTTGGVSASFASIGDYNIAEPQSLIGFAGRRVIEQTVREKLPDDFQTAEFLLDHGQLDAIFNRTEMRDKIATIVKLHVQGGVSHV; translated from the coding sequence ATGGCGATTCGTGATTTATTTACAATTAGTCGTAAAAAAAATACAGATAATATTACTAAAAAAGAAGATGAAAAATCTTTTCCGGAAGGCATCGTGACAAAATGTCCTAAATGCAAAACGATACATGTCACAAAAGAACTCGAAAAAAACTTGAAAGTATGCGCAAATTGCCAGCATCACTTTAGTTTAAATGCCAATGAAAGAATTGCCTGTTTTTTAGATGAGGGTTCATTTGTTTCAATGGATGATCATCTTCAAACTACAAATCCGTTAAACTTCCCTGCCTATGTGGAAAAAGTGCAGGCAGATATTAAGAAAACAGGATTGAACGAAGCTGTATTAACAGGTGTAGGTGCACTAAAAGGGATGCAGGTCGTTGTTGCTGTAATGGATTCGCACTTCCGTATGGGATCGATGGGATCGGTTGTTGGCGAGAAAATTACACGTGCTGTAGAAAAGGCTACAGAGCTGAAGGTGCCGTTCATTATCTTTACGGCAAGTGGCGGTGCGCGTATGCAAGAAGGGGTATTGTCATTAATGCAAATGGCAAAAACGAGTGTTGCTTTAAAACGCCATAGCGAGAATGGCTTACTATATATTTCAATTTTGACGCATCCGACTACTGGTGGTGTATCGGCTAGTTTTGCATCGATAGGCGATTATAATATTGCAGAGCCTCAAAGTCTGATTGGATTTGCGGGACGTCGTGTAATAGAACAGACGGTACGTGAAAAGTTACCGGATGATTTCCAGACAGCAGAATTTTTATTAGATCATGGACAGCTTGATGCAATTTTTAACCGGACAGAAATGCGCGACAAAATTGCAACAATTGTTAAGCTGCATGTACAGGGAGGCGTATCGCATGTCTAA
- a CDS encoding DHH family phosphoesterase yields MKRQIIDKIKQYETIVLHRHVRPDPDAYGSQIGLAELIRANYPEKAVYTVGEHDDSLSFMASPQQIEDAKFKNALVIVTDTANTERIDDQRYVNGDLLIKIDHHPNDDAYGDLLWVDTDASSCSEMIYELYEQGKTYANWDMSDEAARLLFAGIVGDTGRFLYPSASPKTFETAGQLVQYNFNRNEVFDGMYEMERKLLNLQGYIYQNFEMDENGAASIKLPAAILQQYDATPSETSLLVSSLGNVKNIRAWVMFIEDNDTIRVRIRSKGPVINGLAKKYNGGGHPLASGATAYSWEEADQVIEDLKVICSEYK; encoded by the coding sequence TTGAAACGTCAAATTATTGACAAAATTAAACAATATGAAACAATTGTACTGCATCGCCATGTACGACCGGACCCAGATGCTTACGGTTCACAAATAGGACTTGCTGAGTTGATTCGGGCAAATTATCCGGAGAAAGCGGTCTACACGGTCGGTGAGCATGACGACTCATTATCTTTCATGGCATCTCCTCAACAGATTGAAGATGCAAAGTTTAAAAATGCACTGGTTATTGTGACAGACACAGCGAATACCGAGCGTATAGATGATCAGCGCTATGTAAACGGCGATTTGCTTATTAAAATCGACCACCATCCGAATGATGATGCCTATGGTGATTTATTATGGGTGGATACGGATGCCAGTTCTTGCAGTGAGATGATTTATGAGCTTTATGAACAAGGCAAAACATATGCAAATTGGGATATGTCCGATGAAGCGGCACGCCTGTTATTTGCGGGAATAGTCGGCGATACTGGACGTTTCTTATATCCAAGCGCCAGTCCGAAAACATTTGAAACAGCAGGACAGCTAGTACAATATAATTTCAACCGAAATGAAGTATTTGATGGTATGTACGAAATGGAACGCAAACTATTAAACCTTCAAGGTTATATATACCAGAATTTTGAAATGGATGAAAACGGTGCTGCTTCTATTAAATTGCCGGCAGCTATTTTACAGCAATATGATGCGACCCCTTCTGAAACATCCCTATTGGTTAGTTCATTGGGCAATGTAAAGAATATCCGTGCATGGGTAATGTTCATTGAAGACAATGATACAATTCGTGTTCGCATCCGTTCGAAAGGTCCGGTTATCAACGGCCTGGCGAAAAAGTATAATGGCGGCGGGCATCCGCTTGCATCCGGAGCTACAGCATATTCTTGGGAAGAGGCAGATCAGGTAATTGAAGATTTGAAAGTCATTTGCAGTGAATATAAATAA